One part of the Pseudopipra pipra isolate bDixPip1 chromosome 3, bDixPip1.hap1, whole genome shotgun sequence genome encodes these proteins:
- the PLEKHG1 gene encoding pleckstrin homology domain-containing family G member 1 isoform X3 — protein MDLSDSDRPVSFSSTSSSASSRDSHCSFGSRMTLVSNSHLGLFNQDKETGAIKLELVPARRFSSNKTCENSTVEQEDPEESLEKRPSVPRKVEPRGASKNCAMSLVTEPTSPKLLYVDRVVQEILETERMYVQDLKSIVKDYLDCITDQTKLSLGTEERSALFGNIQDIYHFNSELLQDLENCENDPVAIADCFVSKSEDFHIYTQYCTNYPRSVAVLTECMRNKALAKFFRERQEALQHSLPLGSYLLKPVQRILKYHLLLHEIENHLDKDTEGYDVVLDAIDTMQRVAWHINDMKRKHEHAIRLQEIQSLLTNWKGPDLTSYGELVLEGTFRIQRAKNERTLFLFDKMLLITKKRDEMFAYKAHILCGNLMLVEVIPKEPLSFSVFHYKNPKMQHTVQAKSQQDKRLWILHLKRLILENHPAKIPAKAKQAILEMDAIHHPGFHYSPEGEMKSSYQPKEGTAPHRVRRKSEPSSRVHKVLKSNDISPDMQKRIGIEGALLSQATKLGSSEALLNSRKKVALESSGLESQFQESIEPAYSSDQDENLQTSATEQIDADDEEESEQSQGVQQNSLQKSKGGRKRLNSQAAENVEKRRSLNVNKCEMQSSKDPSDEESTQLNTDLPFSCAARQPQSPRQFRTTQSNSLIMNILGGSTSVRNIWTDHQIRQALFPSRRPPYENEDDEDDYQMFVPSLSTSNASSAVSGERRGSSGRPCSWHLGVVHQNETSSPTHHKIVRRASSAGESNTCPASTRCKIVERGSQREVKIAEVSSRNAYPKSSEELTIDDIEHVYDNISYDDLKLMGLTRREETYRGPQRSARDSLYEAENKTSLDSPSKKRTANQNRAFVCVSREEILLSKEAPTSSLDELRIVEDNIYDTIVLPETPLLNFKCDPLKTSKRRSFLEKDFAYCDNLQHFVSEESLQFSEDESPYHRVPIDTDYLSLVDSSSNSDSLSHKSAADKLSEEVDEIWNDLENYIKKNEEKTRDRVLAAFPVCKDDMQERLHAGSTPELSKDVEYSLSTLSLPETPIFPKTVKPRAATISEANLRLEDTTPCKNSFMSLNRSSYSSEIPLVDSPYEPANNVLSNVHAESVENDLAVVDKTKNRVFMMARQYSQKIKKANQLLKVKSPEQEQPASRQQKLKHKDLAAILEEKKQGGPAIGARIAEYSQLYDQIVFRDSTPKVQKEAWATPQEPSAGRFSTPVATSPPHSQPASECPRAEDWLLHSTYSNGELADFSPWSESQNPKSKNSYTEAGTKSNSKQLLSAGSVPSLQISNRLHVPAQRWSAIISQPNKENLHQDHIYNSLGRRVSNVKPQAYSRSQSSSSIVVNRSGESIVYTNEIDKKKLHLNRNFRFNNHQSPGIASACTGPEMRKQIPENCSDIILQDSQKVLRVNRASPLTAQMATQNYFSNFKDSEEGEGDDDDYVEIKSEDEGSDLETSQNQTRKSDPKLRNADAVPSETLCGKTVSCTPAKSANSKQALTPYLTAYSDSDKLNDYLWRVPSPNQQNIVQSLREKFQCLSSSSFA, from the exons GATTACCTCGACTGTATCACTGACCAGACCAagctgtccctggggacagAAGAGCGATCAGCCCTGTTTGGAAACATACAGGATATCTACCATTTCAACAG TGAACTTCTGCAAGATTTGGAAAACTGTGAAAATGATCCTGTGGCTATAGCAGATTGTTTTGTTTCCAAG AGTGAAGATTTCCACATATATACGCAGTACTGCACCAATTATCCAAG GTCAGTGGCTGTGTTGACAGAGTGCATGAGGAACAAGGCACTGGCCAAGTTCTTCAGAGAGCGGCAAGAAGCGCTGCAGCATTCTCTGCCCCTGGGCTCTTATCTCTTGAAACCTGTCCAACGCATCCTCAAGTACCACCTGCTTTTGCAT GAAATAGAAAACCACCTTGACAAGGACACTGAGGGCTACGATGTGGTGCTAGATGCCATAGATACAATGCAGAGGGTGGCATGGCATATAAATGACATGAAAAGGAAACATGAACATGCCATCAGGCTCCAG GAGATACAGAGTTTGCTCACTAATTGGAAAGGGCCAGACCTCACGAGTTATGGGGAGCTGGTTTTAGAAGGAACATTTCGCATTCAGCGAGCTAAAAACGAGCGCACACTGTTCCTCTTTGACAAGATGCTGCTAATTACAAAAAAGAGAGATGAAATGTTTGCATACAAAGCTCACATACTG TGTGGAAACCTGATGCTTGTTGAAGTAATACCAAAGGAACCACTTAGCTTTAGTGTCTTCCACTACAAAAATCCCAAGATGCAACATACTGTCCAG GCAAAGTCGCAGCAAGATAAGCGTCTTTGGATTCTTCACTTGAAGAGGTTAATTCTAGAAAATCATCCTGCTAAAATTCCTgccaag GCCAAGCAGGCAATTCTCGAAATGGATGCCATAC ATCACCCAGGCTTCCACTATAGCCCTGAGGGAGAAATGAAATCATCATATCAGCCTAAGGAAGGCACTGCTCCTCACAGAGTGAGAAGGAAATCAG AACCCTCATCTAGAGTCCATAAAGTTTTGAAATCAAATG atatAAGTCCAGATATGCAGAAG cggATTGGTATTGAGGGAGCTCTATTATCTCAAGCCACCAAACTAGGATCAAGTGAAGCCCTGCTGAATTCTAGGAAAAAGGTTGCATTGGAATCCAGTGGGCTGGAGAGCCAGTTTCAAGAGTCTATTGAACCAGCCTACAGCAGCGACCAGGACGAAAATCTTCAGACTTCTGCTACGGAACAGATTGATGCCGATGATGAAGAAGAGTCTGAACAG tcacAGGGAGTACAGCAAAACTCACTGCAGAAATcaaaagggggaagaaaaagacttAATAGCCAAGCTGctgaaaatgttgaaaaacGGAGAAGTCTTAATGTCAACAAGTGTGAAATGCAG AGCTCCAAGGACCCCTCAGATGAAGAGTCAACCCAGCTGAATACTGACCTTCCATTTTCCTGCGCAGCTAGACAGCCACAGTCTCCTAGACAATTCAGAACAACCCAGAGCAACTCGCTAATCATGAATATCCTGGGAGGAAGTACCTCTGTCAGAAACATCTGGACGGACCATCAGATCAGGCAGGCATTGTTTCCCAGCCGGCGCCCACCTTATGAGAACGAAGATGATGAAGACGATTATCAGATGTTTGTACCATCACTGTCTACGTCCAATGCAAGCTCAGCTGTCAGTGGAGAAAGGAGGGGTTCTTCTGGGCGTCCATGCAGCTGGCATTTGGGGGTAGTGCATCAAAACGAGACTTCCAGCCCCACTCATCACAAAATTGTCAGACGGGCCAGTAGTGCTGGTGAAAGTAACACGTGTCCAGCCAGCACAAGATGTAAAATAGTGGAGCGTGGTTCTCAAAGGGAAGTGAAGATAGCAGAAGTGAGCAGTAGGAATGCATATCCCAAATCTTCAGAGGAGTTGACTATCGATGATATTGAACATGTTTATGATAATATAAGCTATGATGACTTAAAGCTGATGGGTCTGACGAGAAGGGAGGAGACATACCGTGGTCCCCAGAGATCTGCTAGAGACTCTCTCTATGaggctgaaaacaaaaccagcttaGATTCACCATCCAAAAAGAGGACAGCAAATCAAAACAGGGCCTTCGTTTGTGTTAGTAGGGAGGAGATCCTACTCAGTAAAGAAGCACCTACTTCAAGTTTGGATGAGCTCAGGATTGTTGAAGACAACATCTATGACACCATAGTGCTTCCAGAAACACCACTATTGAATTTTAAATGTGACCCCTTAAAAACCTCTAAAAGGAGGAGTTTTTTGGAAAAAGACTTTGCATATTGTGACAATCTACaacattttgtttctgaagaGAGTCTCCAGTTCAGTGAAGATGAAAGTCCTTACCATCGTGTTCCCATTGACACTGACTATTTGAGCTTAGTAGATAGCTCCTCCAACTCTGATTCTCTGTCCCATAAGTCTGCAGCGGATAAACTCTCAGAGGAAGTAGATGAGATTTGGAATGACCTGGAGAACTATAtcaagaaaaatgaggaaaagacaAGAGACCGTGTCCTTGCAGCCTTTCCTGTTTGTAAAGATGATATGCAGGAAAGGCTGCATGCTGGTAGTACACCTGAACTGAGTAAAGATGTAGAGTATTCGCTGTCTACTCTCTCTCTGCCAGAAACTCCTATTTTCCCTAAAACTGTGAAGCCCAGGGCTGCCACCATTAGTGAGGCAAATCTCAGGCTTGAAGACACTACACCATGCAAGAACTCTTTTATGAGTCTGAACAGATCTTCCTACTCCAGTGAGATACCTCTTGTAGATAGTCCATATGAACCTGCCAACAATGTTCTGTCCAATGTGCATGCAGAGAGTGTGGAAAATGACTTGGCTGTTGTGGATAAAACAAAGAACAGAGTTTTTATGATGGCAAGGCAGTACAGTCAAAAAATTAAGAAGGCTAACCAGCTTTTGAAAGTTAAAAGTCCAGAGCAGGAACAGCCAGCTAGCAGACAAcagaaactgaaacacaaaGATCTTGCTGCTATTCTGGAGGAGAAGAAACAAGGGGGTCCCGCTATTG GTGCCAGAATAGCTGAATATTCCCAGCTTTATGACCAAATTGTCTTTAGAGACAGTACTCCTAAGGTCCAAAAGGAAGCCTGGGCCACTCCTCAGGAGCCATCAGCTGGGAGGTTTTCCACACCTGTGGCCACATCacctccccattcccagcctgccagTGAATGCCCAAGAGCAGAAGATTGGCTTTTGCATTCTACATACAGTAACGGCGAGCTGGCCGACTTCTCTCCGTGGTCTGAATCCCAAAACCCAAAGTCTAAGAACTCATATACAGAAGCTGGTACAAAAAGTAATTCAAAGCAGTTGCTTTCAGCTGGATCGGTGCCTTCCCTTCAGATTTCTAACCGTTTACATGTCCCAGCGCAGAGGTGGAGTGCCATTATAAGCCAACCGAACAAAGAGAACTTACATCAAGATCACATCTATAATTCACTTGGGAGGAGAGTAAGCAATGTAAAACCACAGGCATACAGTAGGTCGCAGTCATCTTCCTCAATTGTGGTCAACAGGTCTGGAGAATCAATTGTATACACTAATGAAATTGACAAGAAAAAGCTCCATTTGAATAGGAACTTCCGATTCAACAATCATCAAAGTCCTGGTATTGCTTCAGCATGTACAGGGCCGGAGATGAGAAAGCAGATCCCTGAAAACTGTTCAGATATAATTCTGCAGGATTCTCAAAAAGTCCTGAGAGTAAACAGGGCCTCCCCTCTGACAGCACAGATGGCCACTCAGAACTATTTTTCGAATTTCAAAGATTCtgaagaaggagaaggggatGATGATGACTATGTTGAAATAAAGTCTGAAGATGAGGGATCTGACTTGGAGACTTCTCAGAACCAAACAAGGAAATCAGATCCTAAACTGCGTAATGCAGACGCTGTTCCTTCTGAAACGCTCTGTGGCAAAACTGTCTCCTGTACTCCTGCAAAGTCTGCCAACAGCAAACAGGCGCTTACCCCGTATCTGACTGCATATAGTGATTCAGATAAACTGAATGACTACCTGTGGAGGGTACCATCTCCTAATCAGCAGAATATTGTACAGTCTTTAAGGGAAAAATTTCAGTGCCTCAGTTCAAGTAGCTTTGCTTGA